In Gemmatimonadaceae bacterium, the following proteins share a genomic window:
- a CDS encoding NTP transferase domain-containing protein, which translates to MPSAAVFIVARTGSSRLPRKVLTPIHERPILARLVERARRAVEPDAWVLCTTTASSDDELAALGLALGLRVFRGSERDVPVRLRDAARATEAEFFVLLESDEIFADPEFIDAVIRRRLETGADYIVTRGLPIGAWVCGISRRAIEQLCADRATEAVDGWGVFLERDARLRTESVHTDSALAAASEGLRLTLDYPEDLEVISAVFDRLRDRGDDFSVRDVVALLTAEPELAAPNRKLNEQYWQRIEKTRQS; encoded by the coding sequence TTGCCATCCGCCGCCGTTTTCATCGTCGCGCGCACCGGTTCGTCGCGGTTGCCGCGGAAGGTCCTGACACCGATTCACGAACGGCCTATCCTCGCGCGCCTCGTCGAGCGCGCGCGCCGGGCCGTCGAACCCGACGCATGGGTGCTGTGCACGACGACGGCATCATCCGACGACGAGCTCGCCGCCCTCGGCCTCGCCCTCGGGTTGCGGGTGTTTCGCGGCAGCGAGCGCGACGTCCCGGTACGGCTACGCGACGCCGCGCGCGCGACGGAGGCGGAGTTCTTCGTGCTCCTCGAGTCGGACGAGATCTTCGCCGATCCGGAATTCATCGATGCCGTCATTCGGCGGCGTCTCGAAACGGGTGCCGATTACATCGTCACACGAGGTTTGCCGATCGGCGCGTGGGTGTGCGGCATCAGCCGGCGAGCCATCGAACAGCTCTGCGCGGACCGAGCGACGGAGGCGGTCGACGGTTGGGGGGTATTTCTCGAGCGCGACGCCCGACTGCGCACCGAATCCGTTCACACCGATTCTGCGCTCGCCGCGGCGTCCGAAGGGTTGCGTTTGACGCTCGACTACCCCGAGGATCTCGAAGTCATTTCGGCGGTGTTCGACCGGTTGCGCGACCGAGGCGACGACTTTTCAGTGCGCGACGTCGTGGCGTTGCTGACCGCGGAGCCTGAGCTGGCGGCGCCCAATCGCAAATTGAACGAGCAGTACTGGCAGCGAATTGAAAAAACGAGGCAATCGTGA
- a CDS encoding Gfo/Idh/MocA family oxidoreductase, giving the protein MTDKFLIVGLGSMGKRRIRNLQHLGAGELLGFDPRADRRAEVEAKYGVRCVESFEKGLEWGPGALVISTPPDMHVRYARAAAESGRHFFTEASVVDDGLAELDELVTRAGVVAAPSCTMRFHPSIRAIKSAIDDGSIGRVVGLTYHSGQYLPDWHPWEDIADYYVSKRETGGCREIVPFELTWLTWALGDVRKISCFRGKVSDVPADIDDWYQMLLEFESGVLGHLTVDVVSRVAVRVCRVVGTEGVVEWSWEDKRVRVFRTADNAWANVAEPEGIRVEGYLLADDMYIAEMDAFVRATRGQAPYPYTIAEDRRMLELLYAAERSSDDGVHEVTAPAGVKA; this is encoded by the coding sequence GTGACTGATAAATTCCTGATCGTCGGCCTTGGCTCCATGGGCAAGCGGCGCATTCGCAACCTGCAGCATCTCGGCGCGGGTGAGCTGCTCGGGTTCGATCCGCGCGCCGATCGCCGCGCCGAGGTCGAAGCCAAGTACGGCGTGCGCTGCGTGGAGAGCTTCGAGAAAGGACTGGAATGGGGGCCTGGGGCGCTCGTCATCTCGACACCGCCCGACATGCACGTGCGCTACGCACGCGCCGCTGCCGAGAGCGGACGGCATTTCTTCACTGAAGCGAGCGTCGTCGACGACGGGCTCGCCGAGCTCGACGAGCTGGTGACGCGCGCCGGTGTGGTTGCGGCGCCCTCGTGCACGATGCGGTTTCATCCGTCGATTCGCGCCATCAAGTCGGCGATCGACGACGGGTCGATCGGTCGAGTGGTGGGACTGACGTATCACTCCGGACAGTATTTGCCGGACTGGCATCCGTGGGAGGACATCGCGGACTACTACGTCAGCAAGCGCGAGACGGGCGGCTGCCGCGAGATCGTGCCGTTCGAGCTCACGTGGCTGACGTGGGCGCTCGGTGATGTGCGCAAGATTTCGTGCTTCCGCGGCAAGGTGTCGGATGTGCCGGCGGACATCGATGACTGGTATCAGATGCTGCTCGAGTTCGAGAGCGGCGTGCTGGGACACCTGACGGTCGACGTGGTGTCGCGCGTGGCGGTGCGCGTGTGTCGCGTCGTCGGCACCGAGGGCGTCGTGGAGTGGAGCTGGGAGGACAAGCGCGTGCGCGTGTTCCGCACGGCCGACAACGCCTGGGCCAACGTCGCCGAGCCCGAAGGGATTCGCGTCGAGGGGTATTTGCTCGCCGACGACATGTACATCGCCGAGATGGACGCGTTCGTGCGCGCGACGCGCGGACAAGCGCCGTATCCGTATACGATCGCCGAAGACCGGCGAATGCTGGAACTGTTATACGCTGCCGAGCGGAGCTCCGACGACGGCGTGCATGAAGTCACGGCACCAGCGGGAGTGAAAGCATGA
- a CDS encoding glutamate-1-semialdehyde 2,1-aminomutase encodes MTHTDTAAPAAGTKSYEKRLLRAIPGGAHTYSRGFDQFPANAPEILERGEGAYVFDPDGRRYLDYGMALRAVILGYSEPRVNQAAWRAIEQGNNLTRPSVVELEAAETLIDLIDSVDMVKFTKNGSTATSAAVKLARAYTGRTLVARCLDHPFFSYDDWFIGSTVMNRGVPDEISSQTKLFRFNDVDSFERLIKEFPGQIACAMLEPATSVAPEPGYLERMRELCSANGIVLVFDEMITGFRWHVKGAQHFYGVQPDLCTFGKAMANGFSVAAVAGKREIMELGSIELEGRERVFLLSTTHGAEMCGLAAFMETVRLIESEGVVDHVWQYGRDLLAGLNALAKRHGVEQSFVAGGVECSPYYLTLDERGAASMPLRTLFAQEMVKGGVLMPWIALSSAHGAAELTATLDAADRALAVYAAAVRDGVDEYLEGEAIRPVFRRFN; translated from the coding sequence ATGACACACACGGATACCGCCGCGCCCGCGGCCGGGACCAAGAGCTACGAGAAGCGACTGCTGCGGGCGATTCCCGGCGGCGCGCACACCTATTCCCGCGGCTTCGATCAGTTTCCGGCAAACGCGCCCGAGATTCTGGAGCGCGGCGAAGGCGCGTACGTGTTCGATCCCGATGGCCGTCGGTATCTCGACTATGGGATGGCGTTGCGCGCCGTGATTCTCGGCTACAGCGAGCCGCGCGTGAATCAGGCCGCGTGGCGTGCGATCGAGCAGGGGAACAATCTGACACGTCCGTCGGTGGTGGAGCTCGAAGCGGCGGAAACGCTGATCGATCTCATCGACTCCGTCGACATGGTGAAGTTCACGAAGAACGGCTCGACCGCAACGAGCGCCGCGGTGAAGCTGGCGCGCGCGTACACGGGCCGGACGCTCGTGGCTCGCTGTCTCGACCATCCATTTTTTTCGTATGACGACTGGTTCATCGGCTCGACGGTGATGAATCGCGGCGTGCCCGACGAGATCTCGTCGCAGACGAAGCTCTTTCGCTTCAACGATGTGGACAGCTTCGAGCGGTTGATCAAGGAATTCCCGGGGCAGATTGCGTGCGCCATGCTCGAGCCGGCGACTTCCGTGGCGCCGGAGCCGGGATACCTCGAGCGCATGCGCGAGCTGTGCTCGGCGAACGGCATCGTCCTCGTGTTCGACGAGATGATCACGGGATTCCGCTGGCACGTCAAAGGCGCGCAGCATTTCTACGGCGTGCAGCCGGATCTCTGCACGTTCGGAAAAGCGATGGCGAACGGGTTTTCGGTTGCCGCCGTGGCGGGCAAGCGCGAGATCATGGAATTGGGGTCGATCGAGCTCGAGGGACGCGAGCGCGTATTCCTTCTGTCGACGACGCACGGCGCGGAGATGTGCGGGTTGGCGGCCTTCATGGAGACCGTGCGGCTCATCGAGAGCGAAGGCGTCGTCGACCACGTGTGGCAGTACGGTCGCGATCTGCTTGCCGGCCTCAACGCGCTCGCCAAGCGACATGGTGTCGAGCAGAGCTTCGTCGCGGGCGGTGTGGAGTGCTCGCCGTACTATCTCACGCTCGATGAGCGCGGCGCCGCGTCGATGCCGCTGCGCACGCTCTTCGCGCAAGAGATGGTGAAGGGCGGAGTGCTGATGCCGTGGATCGCGCTATCCAGCGCGCACGGAGCGGCTGAGCTCACGGCGACGCTCGACGCGGCGGACCGTGCGCTGGCGGTGTATGCCGCGGCCGTACGCGACGGCGTCGACGAATATCTCGAAGGCGAAGCGATTCGTCCGGTGTTCCGGCGATTCAATTGA
- a CDS encoding oxidoreductase codes for MLLDGKVVVVAGGAGLLGKAFTSGIVRHGATAIVADASEERGVAVCNELRAATPAARVEYVRLDITNADSIVAAIERIASRHGRIDALVNTAYPRNARYGRHVEDVTYEDFSENVSVHLGGYFHTTKHFGKYFRERGAGNIVSLGSIYGVVAPRFEIYEGTPMTTPVEYAAIKSGVIHLTRYFARYYRSAGVRVNCISPGGIKDRQPESFVARYSQHAANGDLLQPNDVVGTLVFLLSDLSAAITGQNLVVDAGWTL; via the coding sequence ATGCTGCTCGACGGAAAAGTCGTGGTGGTTGCCGGGGGCGCGGGGCTGCTGGGCAAAGCCTTCACGTCCGGCATCGTGCGGCACGGCGCCACCGCGATCGTCGCGGACGCGTCGGAAGAGCGCGGCGTTGCGGTGTGCAATGAATTGCGCGCGGCCACGCCTGCCGCGCGCGTGGAGTACGTGCGTCTCGACATCACCAACGCGGACTCGATCGTGGCCGCGATTGAGCGCATCGCGTCCAGACACGGACGAATCGATGCGCTGGTGAATACGGCGTATCCGCGCAACGCGCGATACGGGCGCCACGTCGAGGACGTGACGTACGAAGACTTCTCCGAGAACGTCTCGGTGCATCTCGGCGGATACTTTCACACGACGAAGCATTTCGGCAAATACTTTCGCGAGCGGGGAGCGGGCAACATCGTGAGTCTTGGCTCGATCTACGGGGTCGTCGCGCCGAGATTCGAGATCTATGAAGGCACGCCGATGACGACGCCGGTCGAATACGCGGCGATCAAATCGGGCGTCATTCATCTCACGCGGTATTTCGCGCGCTACTATCGCTCGGCGGGCGTGCGCGTGAACTGCATCAGCCCCGGCGGCATCAAGGATCGGCAACCCGAATCGTTCGTCGCGCGGTACTCGCAACACGCCGCGAACGGTGACTTGCTGCAGCCGAACGACGTGGTGGGAACGCTCGTGTTTTTGCTCTCCGATCTGTCGGCGGCGATCACCGGACAGAATCTCGTGGTCGACGCGGGGTGGACGCTATGA
- the neuB gene encoding N-acetylneuraminate synthase: protein MSVAVGTRRIGDGAPCYVIAEAGVNHNGDAELAHRLVDIAADAGADAVKFQTFDPDLLASPGAVKADYQIENTGTGGSQHEMLMALTLPRSVFADLARHATERRIEFLSTPFDLNSADLLADIGVSAFKIGSGEVTNHPFLARLAGFGRPLLLSTGMSTLDEVVAAVGVIQRSGNPPLALFHCVTSYPVDAAACNLRAMQTLRDRFRVPVGWSDHTVGGVVSIAAVALGAELIEKHFTVDRTLPGPDHAASLEPDELRTLVADIRSTESALGDGRKVPAACELGISKVARRSLHFSGNLPAGHAVRPNDLVALRPATGLSPALHDQLVGRVLRVDVARGDIVREDQLV from the coding sequence ATGAGCGTTGCCGTCGGAACCCGGCGTATCGGTGATGGTGCGCCCTGTTACGTGATCGCCGAGGCCGGCGTGAACCACAACGGGGATGCCGAGCTCGCGCATCGGCTGGTGGACATCGCGGCCGACGCGGGCGCGGACGCGGTGAAGTTTCAGACGTTCGATCCCGATCTGCTCGCGAGTCCCGGCGCCGTGAAGGCGGATTATCAGATCGAGAATACCGGAACGGGCGGCTCGCAGCACGAAATGCTGATGGCGCTCACGCTACCGCGTTCGGTCTTCGCGGACCTGGCGCGCCATGCGACCGAGCGACGGATCGAGTTTCTCTCGACGCCGTTCGATCTGAACAGCGCGGACCTCCTGGCCGACATCGGCGTGAGCGCGTTCAAGATCGGATCGGGTGAGGTGACGAACCATCCTTTTCTCGCGCGGTTGGCGGGTTTCGGTCGTCCGCTGTTGCTCTCGACGGGCATGAGCACGCTCGACGAGGTCGTCGCCGCGGTCGGCGTGATTCAGCGCTCGGGCAATCCGCCGCTCGCGCTCTTTCACTGCGTCACGAGCTATCCCGTCGATGCCGCGGCGTGCAACCTGCGCGCGATGCAGACGCTGCGCGACCGATTCCGCGTGCCGGTGGGGTGGAGCGATCACACCGTCGGCGGAGTCGTGAGTATCGCGGCGGTGGCGTTGGGGGCGGAGTTGATCGAGAAGCATTTCACCGTCGATCGCACGTTGCCGGGGCCGGATCACGCGGCGTCGCTCGAGCCGGACGAGCTGCGCACGCTCGTCGCCGACATTCGCTCGACGGAATCCGCGCTGGGCGACGGCCGCAAGGTGCCGGCGGCGTGTGAATTAGGAATCTCTAAAGTCGCGCGGCGCAGCCTGCACTTCAGCGGCAATCTGCCGGCGGGGCACGCGGTGCGGCCGAATGATCTCGTGGCGCTGCGGCCGGCAACGGGTTTGTCGCCCGCGCTGCACGACCAGCTCGTGGGTCGAGTGTTGCGCGTCGACGTCGCGCGCGGCGACATCGTTCGCGAGGACCAGCTTGTCTGA
- the neuC gene encoding UDP-N-acetylglucosamine 2-epimerase: MSELRRLAVLTTGRQDYGILRSTLELLGETGQPDVALWAGGMLLSERFGRAIDLVRADGLTVSRELPFVSDPPDQTRDTARALAAVGDALAEDRPDALMLVGDRYETAAAAIAATLARVPIVHLHGGEETEGAIDNAFRHAITKLSHLHLVSHPAYAARVRQMGEPDASVIIVGSPGTDNLYRDDLPSIADLEKRLGRALTPPIVLVTMHPTTLGGDPRAETNAVAEAMARVNATYVITAPNTDTGGTAIDDVWRAWTAPRANALYVDALGATNYWALLRATAAVLGNSSSGILEAPSAGVPVVNVGDRQQGRIRMGWVRDVPAETDRIEAALREALAAGAPERASGRGGADVPRGPVAPRIVDALRAWDLPCPPRKRFVERVP, translated from the coding sequence TTGTCTGAGCTGCGACGACTTGCGGTGCTCACCACGGGCCGGCAGGACTACGGCATCCTGCGCAGCACGCTCGAGCTGCTCGGCGAAACTGGTCAACCGGACGTCGCGCTGTGGGCGGGCGGCATGCTGCTGAGCGAGCGATTCGGTCGCGCGATCGATCTCGTGCGCGCGGATGGACTGACGGTGAGCCGGGAACTGCCGTTCGTCTCGGATCCGCCGGACCAGACGCGCGACACGGCGCGTGCGCTCGCCGCCGTTGGCGACGCGTTGGCTGAAGACCGGCCGGACGCGCTGATGTTGGTGGGCGACCGCTATGAAACCGCCGCGGCTGCGATCGCCGCGACGCTCGCCCGCGTACCGATCGTGCATTTGCACGGCGGCGAAGAAACCGAAGGCGCGATCGACAACGCGTTTCGGCATGCGATCACGAAGCTCAGCCACCTACATCTCGTGAGTCATCCGGCGTACGCGGCGCGCGTGCGGCAGATGGGCGAGCCGGATGCGAGCGTGATCATCGTTGGATCGCCGGGAACGGACAACCTCTATCGCGACGATCTGCCGTCGATCGCGGATCTCGAGAAGCGGCTGGGCCGCGCGCTGACGCCACCCATCGTGCTGGTAACGATGCATCCCACCACGCTCGGCGGCGATCCGCGGGCCGAGACGAACGCGGTTGCGGAAGCGATGGCGCGGGTAAACGCGACGTACGTGATCACGGCACCGAATACCGATACGGGCGGAACAGCGATCGACGACGTGTGGCGCGCATGGACGGCGCCTCGCGCGAACGCGCTCTATGTCGATGCGCTCGGCGCGACGAATTATTGGGCGCTGCTGCGCGCGACCGCGGCGGTGCTGGGGAATTCGTCGAGCGGCATTCTCGAGGCGCCGTCGGCGGGCGTGCCGGTCGTGAACGTCGGCGATCGTCAACAGGGGCGAATTCGCATGGGGTGGGTGCGCGACGTTCCGGCGGAGACGGACCGAATCGAAGCGGCGTTGCGCGAAGCGTTGGCCGCGGGCGCGCCCGAACGCGCGAGCGGGCGCGGCGGCGCGGACGTTCCGCGCGGACCGGTCGCGCCGCGCATCGTTGATGCGCTCCGCGCGTGGGACCTGCCATGTCCGCCGCGAAAGCGTTTTGTGGAGCGCGTGCCATGA
- a CDS encoding nucleotidyltransferase family protein — MRWSKELDTGLSNLCVRNTATLFEALQAIDSGAESIVFVCDESGKIIGSLSDGDVRRALLSGAALSDSCLERVMNRQFAWVTPSAGRAEVLDIMRARDVGQLPVLDEHGRLCGLHTVGQIMSAAHRTNAAVILAGGRGTRLHPLTETVPKPMVTVAGRPILERLVLHLMSCGIRTIYISVNYLAHVIEEHFGDGSRFGCRIEYLREDQPLGTGGPLALVKDRVSEPVVVMNGDLVTQCDVGAMLDFHTQGGYTVSMGLRRYCFTVPFGVARVQGERLRELIEKPTERELINAGVYVLSPEVLQHIPRGREYPITELFNYCLREALPAGAFLIEEEWVDVGQHHELQRARGEQ; from the coding sequence ATGAGGTGGAGCAAGGAGCTGGATACCGGATTGTCGAACCTATGTGTCCGAAACACCGCCACGCTGTTCGAGGCGCTGCAGGCCATCGACAGCGGCGCCGAGTCGATCGTGTTCGTGTGCGATGAGAGTGGAAAGATCATTGGATCGCTCTCGGACGGCGATGTTCGCCGCGCGCTGCTTTCGGGTGCGGCGCTCTCGGACTCCTGCCTCGAACGCGTGATGAATCGCCAGTTCGCGTGGGTGACGCCGTCCGCGGGTCGTGCGGAGGTGTTGGACATCATGCGCGCGCGCGACGTCGGACAGTTGCCGGTGCTCGACGAACACGGGCGGTTGTGCGGGCTTCACACCGTCGGTCAGATCATGTCGGCGGCGCACCGCACGAATGCCGCGGTGATTCTCGCCGGCGGTCGCGGCACGCGGCTGCATCCGCTTACGGAGACTGTGCCGAAGCCGATGGTGACCGTCGCGGGCCGGCCGATCCTCGAGCGGTTGGTGTTGCATCTCATGAGTTGCGGGATTCGCACGATCTACATCTCGGTGAATTATCTGGCGCACGTCATCGAGGAGCATTTCGGCGACGGATCGCGCTTCGGCTGCCGCATCGAATATCTGCGCGAAGACCAACCGCTTGGCACCGGCGGGCCGTTGGCGCTCGTGAAGGATCGCGTCAGCGAGCCCGTCGTCGTGATGAACGGCGATCTCGTGACGCAGTGCGACGTGGGGGCGATGCTCGACTTTCACACGCAGGGCGGCTACACGGTGAGCATGGGATTGCGGCGGTACTGCTTCACGGTGCCGTTCGGCGTCGCGCGCGTGCAGGGTGAGCGGTTGCGGGAATTGATCGAGAAGCCGACGGAGCGAGAGTTGATCAACGCCGGCGTGTACGTGCTGTCGCCGGAGGTGTTGCAGCACATTCCGCGTGGCCGTGAGTATCCGATCACGGAGTTGTTCAACTATTGCCTGCGCGAAGCACTGCCCGCGGGCGCGTTCCTGATCGAAGAAGAGTGGGTGGACGTGGGCCAGCATCATGAACTGCAGCGCGCGCGCGGCGAGCAGTGA
- a CDS encoding Gfo/Idh/MocA family oxidoreductase, whose protein sequence is MKAAVIGVGRMGRRHAAVLRGMGFDIAGVSDPSEAALEAARTELGLESENLYRDPAQLLTSTSPEAVVIATTADCHAPLTLRAVLAGARYVLCEKPMAVSLAECDAMIAACKERDVRLAINHQRRYMPQFEVARDIVESPEFGGLRGMTVVAGNMGLAMNGSHFLEIFMHWTGETPRTIAASFSDVEVPNPRGAQFRDASGFLRVTTASGRRLTIDAEADAGHGLLSVYMGHNGQLVVDELTGVATTEIRTSEQRGRPTTLYGLPAEGSRQQFTADLNVAIRALWERLLAGESVPSGEDSRRVIECLVTAYVSHERGGVPVAFDPSSLPRERRFAWA, encoded by the coding sequence ATGAAGGCGGCAGTGATCGGCGTTGGACGCATGGGACGACGACATGCCGCGGTGCTCCGCGGCATGGGCTTCGACATTGCCGGCGTCAGCGATCCGAGTGAGGCGGCTTTGGAAGCGGCGCGCACCGAGCTTGGGCTCGAGTCAGAGAACTTGTATCGCGATCCCGCGCAGCTGCTCACGTCGACGTCTCCGGAGGCCGTGGTGATTGCCACGACCGCCGACTGCCACGCACCGCTCACGTTGCGGGCGGTGCTGGCCGGCGCGCGTTACGTGCTGTGCGAGAAGCCGATGGCGGTCTCGCTCGCTGAATGCGACGCGATGATCGCGGCGTGCAAGGAGCGTGACGTGCGCCTGGCGATCAACCATCAGCGTCGCTACATGCCCCAGTTCGAGGTAGCGCGCGACATCGTCGAATCGCCCGAGTTCGGTGGTTTGCGCGGCATGACGGTCGTCGCCGGGAACATGGGACTCGCGATGAACGGCAGCCACTTCCTCGAGATCTTCATGCATTGGACGGGTGAGACGCCGCGCACGATCGCGGCGTCGTTCTCCGACGTGGAAGTTCCGAATCCGCGCGGCGCACAATTCCGCGACGCGTCCGGATTCCTGCGCGTGACGACCGCCTCGGGACGGCGGTTGACGATCGATGCCGAAGCGGACGCCGGTCACGGGCTGTTGAGTGTCTACATGGGACACAACGGCCAACTCGTCGTGGACGAGCTCACGGGCGTTGCCACGACGGAAATCCGAACATCGGAACAGCGCGGGCGTCCGACAACGTTGTACGGCCTTCCCGCCGAAGGGTCGCGCCAGCAATTCACCGCGGATCTCAATGTTGCGATCCGCGCGCTGTGGGAGCGACTGCTTGCCGGCGAGAGCGTGCCGAGCGGCGAGGATTCCCGCCGCGTGATCGAATGTCTGGTCACGGCGTATGTGTCACATGAGCGCGGCGGCGTGCCGGTCGCGTTCGATCCATCGTCGTTGCCGCGCGAGCGTCGATTTGCCTGGGCCTGA
- a CDS encoding formyltransferase family protein, with protein MRVIFMGRKPAASAALRKLVASGADVVAVVAPMPPDEPLSATFWRPLLHDTASELGLTTVRDTALYESIDALQAGRDPAIDLRDIDLVISFLFWKKIRRPLIELPRIGCFNFHPGPLPEFRGRRGYNHAILEDYAEYGASLHWVSEGVDLGDVVSVKHFPIRPDDTALSLERRTMGCLLDMFDEFITQLRADVPLPRIPQGPGKSATKKELLAAMRVSPDDDAETLARKVRAFWYPPHTGATIEIGGTEFTLVDANTLDKLGRFLHGSEPDAW; from the coding sequence ATGCGGGTGATCTTCATGGGTCGCAAGCCGGCGGCGTCCGCGGCGTTGCGCAAGCTCGTGGCGTCGGGCGCTGACGTTGTCGCCGTCGTGGCGCCGATGCCTCCCGACGAGCCGTTGAGTGCGACATTCTGGCGTCCGCTCCTGCACGACACCGCGAGCGAGCTGGGTTTGACGACGGTGCGAGACACGGCGCTCTACGAGAGCATCGACGCACTACAGGCCGGCCGCGATCCCGCGATCGACCTGCGCGACATCGACCTCGTCATTTCGTTTCTGTTCTGGAAGAAGATCCGCCGGCCGCTGATCGAGCTGCCGCGTATCGGCTGCTTCAACTTTCATCCGGGACCACTGCCGGAGTTTCGCGGCCGTCGCGGATACAATCACGCGATTCTCGAGGACTACGCCGAATACGGCGCGAGCCTGCACTGGGTATCCGAAGGTGTCGACCTCGGTGACGTGGTGAGCGTGAAGCATTTCCCGATTCGCCCGGACGATACGGCACTGTCCCTCGAGCGGCGCACGATGGGCTGTCTCCTGGACATGTTCGACGAGTTCATCACACAGCTCCGGGCTGATGTGCCGCTGCCGCGTATTCCGCAGGGACCGGGGAAGTCGGCGACGAAGAAAGAGTTGCTCGCGGCGATGCGTGTGTCGCCGGACGACGACGCGGAAACGCTTGCGCGGAAGGTGCGGGCATTCTGGTACCCGCCTCATACGGGCGCGACGATCGAGATTGGCGGCACGGAATTCACCCTCGTCGACGCGAACACACTCGACAAACTTGGCCGCTTCCTGCACGGCAGTGAGCCGGACGCGTGGTGA
- a CDS encoding SDR family NAD(P)-dependent oxidoreductase — MSRTSSNAPLRGVKVLVTGADGFIGSHLTEALVREGADVRAMCFYNSNGSAGWLDQSGDDIRAAIDVRLGDVRDARWVEAVCEDVEIVFHLAALIAIPYSYTAPESFVDTNVRGTLNMLEAVRRAGCARLIQTSTSEVYGTPDSLPIRESHPLKGQSPYSATKIAADKLCEAYFSSFGTPVVTLRPFNTYGPRQSARAVIPTILSQLLAGQRVIRLGNLKPRRDLTFVSDTVAGFVAAARATDVNGETIQLGTGRAESVGDVFAAACKVCGVDATVEQDTARLRPDRSEVMVLQSDPSFASERLGWQAAVGLEDGLAQTAEWIERNLASYSPECYAV, encoded by the coding sequence ATGAGTAGAACCTCTTCGAACGCGCCATTGCGCGGCGTCAAAGTCCTCGTCACCGGTGCGGATGGCTTCATCGGAAGCCACCTCACCGAAGCGCTCGTGCGCGAGGGCGCGGACGTGCGCGCGATGTGTTTCTACAACTCGAATGGCTCCGCGGGTTGGCTCGATCAGAGCGGGGACGACATTCGCGCGGCGATCGACGTTCGGCTGGGCGACGTCCGCGACGCGCGCTGGGTGGAAGCGGTCTGCGAGGACGTCGAGATCGTGTTTCATCTCGCGGCGCTGATCGCGATTCCCTACAGCTACACCGCACCGGAGTCGTTCGTCGACACGAACGTCCGCGGTACGCTCAACATGCTGGAAGCGGTGCGCCGCGCCGGGTGCGCGCGGCTGATTCAGACCTCGACCAGCGAAGTCTACGGCACGCCGGATTCACTGCCGATCCGCGAGTCGCATCCCCTCAAGGGACAATCGCCCTATAGCGCCACGAAAATCGCCGCGGACAAGTTGTGTGAGGCGTACTTCAGTTCATTCGGCACTCCGGTGGTGACGCTGCGACCGTTCAACACGTACGGCCCGCGTCAATCGGCACGCGCCGTGATTCCCACCATCCTCTCTCAGCTCCTTGCAGGCCAGCGCGTCATTCGACTCGGCAACCTGAAACCGCGGCGCGATCTCACGTTCGTCAGCGACACGGTGGCCGGCTTCGTCGCGGCAGCGCGCGCGACGGACGTCAACGGCGAGACGATCCAACTCGGTACCGGACGCGCCGAGTCGGTCGGCGACGTCTTCGCGGCGGCGTGCAAAGTGTGTGGCGTGGATGCCACCGTGGAGCAGGACACCGCGCGGCTTCGCCCCGATCGCAGCGAGGTCATGGTCCTGCAATCCGATCCGTCGTTCGCGAGCGAGCGTCTCGGTTGGCAAGCGGCGGTGGGATTGGAGGACGGCCTGGCGCAGACCGCCGAATGGATTGAGCGGAATCTCGCGTCGTACTCGCCCGAGTGTTATGCGGTCTGA